A single Verrucomicrobiia bacterium DNA region contains:
- a CDS encoding efflux RND transporter periplasmic adaptor subunit, whose amino-acid sequence MDTTQSNTTTQPKLRRDLVLSAQGNGDATALIIKDPATAKFFRFRQVEAFVLQRLDGATSLDALRPEVERTFGVAVAPATLEQFVAKLDRLGLLAKEEETAVSHAPPKRARGSLLYLRLASIDPDRLLTRLDRLLRFCFTPAFVVLSALLILAGVGITASNWTEILQDFRGLWSFQTLLVMWVVVSVAITFHEFAHGLTCKHFGGSVHELGFLLLYFQPAFYCNVSDAWLFPKKSRRLWVGFAGAYCDLLVWALAAFAWRITDFSAGLHRIALIILGTSVIRTLFNLNPLIKLDGYYLLSDYLEIPNLRAKAMAYLKRQLTDVTPRERRIYIVYGLLAATYSYWLLAWVALWVEGSLTRQYQGSGFIMFSALLGLVFQRPLGTGYAKLTGAMKSGPATLGAFRRLAKFLAVLVPLGALLFFVHMELKVAGEFNVLPAHNADIRPEVEGIISEILVDEGDVVRKGDLIARLSSREYSSDLRQINAAIDQKQANLKMLKAGSRAEELDLARTTVEKGRERVKYARDLYNLNKQLFDQSLLSRKELAESEEEVSVRQKELEESQGKLKVLLAGSRPEEIEATEAEIARLESQRRYDNEQIQRIDLVSPIDGVVTTHKLKEKLGQHVLKGDLIAKVHELKTVTAEIAVSEKEIADVAVGQKVLLKARAYPQRLFEGTVTSVAPTVNKLEKEGVGSEKTILVTTQLDNAALLLKPEMTGTAKICCGDRRLLDLVTRRLSRYLRVEFWSWW is encoded by the coding sequence ATGGACACGACCCAATCCAACACTACAACGCAACCGAAGCTCCGCCGCGATCTGGTCTTGAGCGCGCAAGGCAATGGGGATGCCACGGCGCTCATTATAAAGGATCCCGCAACCGCGAAGTTCTTTCGCTTCCGGCAGGTTGAGGCGTTTGTGTTGCAACGGCTCGACGGCGCGACTTCGCTCGATGCGCTGCGACCGGAAGTGGAGCGCACCTTCGGCGTCGCCGTCGCGCCGGCCACTTTGGAGCAGTTCGTGGCGAAACTCGACCGCCTCGGCTTGCTCGCGAAAGAGGAAGAAACGGCGGTCTCTCACGCGCCACCGAAACGCGCCCGCGGGAGCCTGCTTTATCTCCGGCTCGCTTCCATCGATCCCGACCGGCTGTTGACGCGATTGGACCGGCTGTTGCGCTTCTGTTTCACGCCTGCCTTCGTCGTCTTGTCCGCCCTGTTGATTCTGGCCGGCGTTGGGATCACCGCCAGTAACTGGACGGAGATCCTGCAGGATTTTCGCGGGCTGTGGAGTTTTCAAACGCTGCTGGTGATGTGGGTGGTGGTCAGCGTGGCCATCACCTTCCATGAATTCGCCCATGGGCTAACGTGCAAACATTTTGGCGGCAGCGTCCACGAACTCGGCTTTCTCTTGCTGTATTTCCAGCCGGCCTTCTATTGTAACGTCAGCGACGCGTGGTTATTTCCGAAAAAATCCCGGCGACTGTGGGTGGGTTTTGCCGGCGCGTATTGCGACTTGCTTGTGTGGGCGTTGGCCGCATTCGCCTGGCGCATCACTGATTTCTCGGCCGGCCTGCATCGCATCGCGCTAATCATCCTGGGCACGTCTGTCATTCGGACGTTGTTCAACCTGAATCCGCTCATCAAACTCGACGGCTACTATCTGTTGAGCGACTATCTCGAAATCCCCAATCTCCGGGCGAAGGCGATGGCTTATCTGAAGCGACAATTGACTGATGTCACTCCTCGCGAACGGCGCATCTACATCGTTTACGGCTTGCTGGCCGCGACATATTCGTACTGGCTGCTCGCCTGGGTCGCGCTCTGGGTGGAAGGGTCGCTAACACGGCAGTATCAAGGGTCGGGATTCATCATGTTCAGCGCGTTGCTGGGGCTGGTGTTTCAACGACCACTGGGCACTGGTTATGCTAAACTAACGGGCGCAATGAAATCGGGACCGGCCACCCTCGGGGCGTTCCGTCGGCTAGCCAAATTCCTGGCGGTGCTCGTACCGTTGGGCGCGCTGCTGTTTTTCGTGCACATGGAGTTGAAGGTTGCCGGTGAGTTCAACGTCCTGCCCGCCCACAACGCCGATATCCGCCCCGAGGTCGAAGGCATCATTTCCGAAATCCTCGTCGACGAGGGCGATGTCGTCCGAAAAGGCGACCTCATCGCGCGGCTCTCTTCGCGCGAGTACAGTTCCGACCTGCGCCAGATCAATGCCGCGATCGACCAGAAACAGGCGAACCTGAAAATGCTCAAGGCCGGCTCGCGCGCCGAGGAACTCGACCTGGCGCGGACGACGGTGGAGAAAGGTCGCGAACGGGTGAAGTATGCCCGCGATCTCTACAACCTCAACAAACAGTTGTTCGACCAGAGCCTGCTCTCCCGCAAGGAACTGGCCGAGTCCGAAGAAGAAGTCAGCGTCCGCCAAAAGGAACTGGAAGAATCCCAGGGCAAACTCAAAGTCCTGCTGGCCGGCAGTCGTCCCGAGGAAATTGAAGCTACTGAAGCCGAGATTGCCCGCCTCGAATCGCAACGGCGCTACGACAACGAGCAAATTCAACGCATCGATCTCGTGAGCCCTATCGACGGTGTCGTCACGACGCACAAACTAAAGGAGAAACTTGGCCAGCATGTCCTCAAGGGCGACCTCATCGCCAAGGTCCACGAACTGAAAACCGTCACTGCCGAAATCGCCGTGTCCGAAAAGGAGATTGCGGACGTCGCCGTGGGCCAGAAAGTCCTCCTCAAAGCGCGCGCCTATCCCCAGCGCTTGTTCGAAGGCACGGTCACGTCCGTCGCCCCCACGGTGAACAAGCTCGAGAAAGAGGGCGTGGGCAGCGAGAAGACCATCCTCGTCACGACCCAACTCGACAATGCCGCGCTCCTGCTCAAGCCGGAAATGACCGGCACGGCCAAAATCTGCTGTGGCGACCGCCGATTACTCGACCTGGTGACACGCCGCCTCTCCCGGTATCTCCGTGTTGAGTTCTGGTCGTGGTGGTGA
- a CDS encoding ParA family protein, protein MSTRSIALANQKGGVGKTTTAVSLAACLAERGKHTLLLDLDPQANATSALGLEKLSGGSVYKALLGSALLADSIQPSGLEHLDVIPSEVDLAVAEVDVARAENYLQRLQFALTPIQNAERYEFIIVDCPPSLGILTMNGLAAVDSVLVPMQAEYFALEGLAVITRVLQQIRDSGANPSLELEGIVLTMYDGRTNLAQQVAAEVRKHFPGKVYKTIIPRTVRLAEAPSFGKPITTYDTASYAAKCYRSLTDELLAPPSAVSEQAPTEGAPNMEAPSSTPLPAA, encoded by the coding sequence ATGAGTACGCGCAGTATCGCGCTGGCCAATCAAAAGGGAGGCGTTGGCAAAACCACCACGGCTGTCAGCCTGGCGGCGTGTCTGGCTGAGCGGGGGAAGCATACGCTGTTGCTGGACCTCGACCCGCAGGCGAATGCGACGAGCGCGTTGGGGTTGGAGAAACTTTCGGGTGGGAGCGTTTACAAGGCGCTGCTTGGCAGCGCGTTGTTGGCGGATTCGATCCAGCCGTCGGGGCTGGAGCATCTCGATGTGATCCCGAGCGAGGTGGACCTGGCGGTGGCGGAAGTGGACGTGGCGCGCGCGGAGAACTATTTACAGCGGTTGCAGTTTGCGTTGACGCCGATTCAGAACGCGGAGCGGTATGAGTTTATCATTGTGGATTGTCCGCCGTCGCTCGGCATTCTCACGATGAACGGACTGGCGGCGGTGGATAGCGTTTTGGTTCCGATGCAGGCGGAATATTTTGCGTTGGAGGGTTTGGCGGTGATCACGCGGGTGTTGCAACAGATCCGCGACAGCGGCGCGAATCCGTCCCTGGAACTGGAGGGGATCGTCCTGACGATGTACGATGGGCGGACGAACCTGGCGCAGCAGGTGGCGGCAGAAGTGCGCAAACATTTTCCCGGCAAGGTTTACAAGACAATTATCCCGCGGACGGTGCGGTTGGCGGAAGCGCCGAGTTTTGGGAAACCCATTACCACGTACGACACCGCTTCGTATGCGGCGAAATGTTACCGTTCTTTGACAGATGAACTGCTGGCGCCACCGTCTGCAGTTTCTGAACAAGCTCCCACCGAAGGCGCGCCAAACATGGAAGCGCCATCATCGACACCCTTGCCGGCAGCTTGA
- a CDS encoding kelch repeat-containing protein, which translates to MLAALPHRATRAALSSRCRWLGVLLAVCAPFIPPQAMAAGTWTALAHNAPGSVDLMLLLSDGTVMAQQAGVSSSWYRLTPDIHGSYVNGTWTTLAAMHDARLYFASQVLKDGRVFVAGGEYGSAGLHSANSSTAEVYDPLANVWTSLPSSGKDFYDSVSKTLPNGNVLVAPVYSGGTVIFNYGSNTWTDGPNFIGVDDQDEASWVKLPDDSILTIDPFGVNSERYIPSSNTWVNDGVVPVSLYDSLLSELGAAFLLPNGKAFFLGSTGHTALYAPTGTTSPGIWTAGPNIPNGQGTPDAAAAMMVNGKILCAVSPSPTTNNFPTPTSFYEYDPVSNAFTQANAPAGGTSVNHPSYWTAMLDLPDGTVLYSEFSSRLYVYRPDGSPLAAGKPAISRITPNADGSYHLTGTLLNGISEGAAYGDDWQMNSNYPIIRLTDAAGNVRYARTYNWSSTGVMTGTTPETTEFRLPTGLAAGIYSLVVVANGISSDPVSFYTPDALQIKQLNNQAVISWPSSATNAVLEVATSLAAGDWTAVTSGVTVVGNNYVLTNSPGLNRGFFRLHGH; encoded by the coding sequence ATGCTTGCGGCGCTCCCCCATCGCGCGACCCGCGCGGCTTTGTCCAGTCGTTGCCGCTGGCTGGGAGTCCTGCTGGCCGTTTGTGCGCCATTCATTCCGCCGCAGGCCATGGCTGCGGGAACCTGGACAGCGCTGGCCCATAACGCGCCCGGTTCGGTAGATCTCATGCTCCTGCTCTCCGACGGCACGGTCATGGCGCAACAGGCCGGCGTGAGCAGCAGTTGGTATCGGCTCACGCCGGACATTCACGGCAGCTACGTCAATGGCACGTGGACGACGCTGGCCGCAATGCACGACGCGCGCCTTTACTTCGCCTCGCAAGTCCTCAAAGACGGCAGGGTCTTCGTCGCCGGTGGCGAATATGGCTCCGCGGGTCTGCATTCAGCGAATTCGAGCACGGCCGAGGTGTATGATCCCCTGGCCAACGTGTGGACCTCGCTTCCGAGTTCTGGAAAGGATTTCTATGACTCGGTATCGAAGACACTGCCCAATGGTAACGTACTCGTGGCGCCGGTTTACTCCGGCGGCACCGTCATCTTCAACTACGGCAGCAATACGTGGACGGACGGACCGAATTTCATCGGGGTTGACGATCAGGACGAAGCCAGTTGGGTGAAGCTGCCTGACGACAGCATCCTCACTATTGACCCGTTTGGCGTCAACTCGGAACGCTACATTCCTTCCTCGAACACGTGGGTCAATGATGGGGTTGTCCCGGTATCTCTCTATGACAGCCTTCTGAGTGAGCTGGGAGCCGCTTTCCTGTTGCCAAACGGTAAGGCCTTTTTTCTGGGCAGCACCGGGCACACCGCTCTGTACGCCCCGACAGGTACGACCAGTCCTGGCATTTGGACGGCCGGCCCCAACATTCCCAACGGGCAAGGAACGCCCGATGCAGCAGCAGCCATGATGGTCAATGGTAAGATTCTTTGCGCTGTGTCTCCGTCTCCCACGACCAACAATTTCCCCACGCCGACAAGCTTCTACGAGTATGATCCTGTCAGCAACGCTTTCACCCAGGCAAATGCTCCGGCGGGCGGCACCAGCGTCAATCACCCTTCCTATTGGACCGCCATGCTCGACCTGCCGGATGGGACCGTACTCTACTCCGAATTCAGCTCCCGGCTATATGTTTACCGGCCCGACGGCTCTCCACTGGCCGCCGGGAAGCCGGCCATCAGCAGGATCACGCCGAACGCTGACGGCTCGTATCACCTGACCGGCACACTGCTCAACGGCATCTCGGAAGGCGCGGCCTATGGCGACGACTGGCAGATGAACAGCAACTATCCGATTATCCGCCTCACTGATGCCGCCGGCAATGTCCGCTACGCGCGGACCTACAATTGGAGCAGTACCGGTGTCATGACCGGAACTACGCCGGAGACCACGGAATTCAGGTTGCCGACCGGTTTGGCTGCTGGAATCTACTCGCTGGTCGTTGTGGCGAATGGCATTAGCTCCGACCCGGTTTCGTTCTATACTCCGGATGCGTTACAAATCAAGCAACTGAACAACCAGGCCGTGATTTCCTGGCCATCATCCGCCACCAATGCCGTCCTGGAAGTTGCGACCAGCCTTGCTGCCGGCGATTGGACCGCGGTCACGTCGGGGGTGACAGTTGTCGGCAACAACTACGTCCTGACCAATAGCCCGGGCCTCAACCGTGGGTTTTTCCGTCTGCATGGTCATTAA
- the rph gene encoding ribonuclease PH → MKRADGRRPNQLRPVKIHPHYVKQPAGAVLIEMGNTHVLCAASIEEGVPRWMREQGVKGGWITAEYSMLPYATAPRKPREVTRGRVEGRTQEIQRLVGRALRSVTDIEKLGERTIWIDCDVLQADGGTRTAAITGAYVAVMLAMHKLQSEGTLKECPLKSAVAAISVGVLDGVPLLDLCYEEDAKAAVDMNVVMTDEGHFVEVQGTGEDAPFTQRQMSAMLKLASEGIDELLAIQKKVLR, encoded by the coding sequence ATGAAACGCGCCGACGGTCGCCGACCCAATCAACTTCGCCCGGTAAAAATCCATCCGCATTACGTCAAGCAGCCGGCGGGCGCGGTGCTCATCGAGATGGGCAACACGCATGTGTTGTGCGCCGCCTCCATTGAGGAAGGTGTGCCGCGCTGGATGCGCGAACAGGGCGTGAAGGGGGGCTGGATTACCGCCGAGTATTCGATGCTGCCCTATGCCACTGCGCCGCGCAAACCGCGCGAGGTGACCCGCGGACGCGTCGAAGGCCGCACTCAGGAGATCCAGCGACTCGTGGGGCGCGCATTGCGTTCGGTCACCGATATTGAGAAGCTGGGCGAGCGGACGATCTGGATCGATTGCGACGTGCTGCAAGCGGACGGCGGGACGCGCACAGCGGCGATCACGGGCGCATACGTCGCGGTGATGCTCGCGATGCACAAATTGCAAAGCGAAGGCACGCTCAAGGAATGCCCCTTGAAATCCGCTGTGGCCGCCATCAGCGTCGGTGTGCTTGACGGCGTGCCGCTGTTGGATTTGTGTTACGAAGAGGACGCGAAGGCGGCCGTGGACATGAATGTGGTCATGACGGACGAGGGTCACTTCGTGGAAGTCCAGGGAACGGGTGAGGACGCGCCGTTTACGCAACGACAGATGTCGGCGATGCTCAAACTGGCAAGCGAGGGAATTGACGAATTGCTGGCAATCCAGAAGAAAGTCCTGCGCTAA
- the trxA gene encoding thioredoxin, with translation MGNEHIVTLSTANFEQEVDKSTTPVLVDFWATWCGPCKMLGPLLDEVAEEHAGKIKVAKVNVDDNQELATRFGIRAVPTLLLFQGGQVKETMVGMTGKKDLEKKLATYIA, from the coding sequence ATGGGAAACGAACACATAGTTACTTTATCAACCGCCAATTTTGAGCAGGAAGTCGACAAATCCACGACCCCCGTGTTGGTCGATTTCTGGGCGACCTGGTGTGGCCCGTGCAAAATGCTCGGGCCGCTGCTCGACGAAGTCGCAGAGGAGCATGCCGGCAAGATCAAGGTTGCCAAGGTCAACGTGGACGACAATCAGGAACTCGCCACGCGTTTCGGCATTCGCGCCGTTCCCACCCTGTTGTTGTTCCAGGGCGGTCAGGTCAAGGAGACAATGGTGGGCATGACCGGCAAGAAGGATTTGGAGAAGAAGCTGGCGACCTACATCGCCTGA